The Nycticebus coucang isolate mNycCou1 chromosome 2, mNycCou1.pri, whole genome shotgun sequence genome includes a window with the following:
- the SEC16A gene encoding protein transport protein Sec16A isoform X3 yields the protein MKNFVSSHILKRKRTRIKSQRNQGHGPGRPRRARPGQLELRKSYILPSVSSIHFCKTLVMQPPPQAVPSGVAAPPPARNPQSIFWTNSPYRRRANNNAPVAPITCPLQPVTDPFAFSRQALQNMPLGSSSKIPPILQGPASSGFPQRSGLPAPHTNARDSSQGPCEPLPRPLSQPRADASSFSGALTPSALPRAETNRSAEINPSAETEVQAPPYLQHYIPGVGPDMSHGTHLHGSMPGPDQPLSRQNLNDGAVAPAATPFSPQPRQQMPGQWGPVQASPQPSCQNHSPCLEGPVQIAVPHATSVPHPPSSSSPHQGLGPEPHNPVVSLSAPLASDGRSEVAHLQSGSYSANNFDLENTFRQNPRVGNTWTSQEFRQSPGVNKEHQPFPTFVSPFAQGDNPENHMHHPPGAAASLLLPDTDSGALSMFFQGAETENEENLSSENAGSGKSDFEGFSSSPGLGHAPLPAHGGGGICQDFLQGSNIENTQQGGETHLYFAQSAGIQHDEQTTKNTASDTWGDTANAGTQGAGASQYENIENLEFIQNQEVLPSKSLNFNPSSPSDQFRYGVLPGPALPRHSVVGHTGAPDTTLHPVRSDSVSSGYSSKSHRSLSGSTRPQELVGTFIQQEVGKPEDEVSGSFFKQIDSSPIGGETDETSMSQNHHSSLSQPSTPSPPKPTGIFQTSANSSFEPVKSHLVGIKPVEADRANVVGEVRGTRAYQKKCRPPDASPGNLEQPPDNMETLFAPQVCPLPLNTTAEAGRVLPHIGGPPLDTVHPTPERKPSARAHGAGKCESPATTLWAQNELPDFGGNVLLAPAAPVLQVPAKPQLPAIVRPPEEVVPGQQSQKPDSATPLQNRDGIGALENLENPPTVGEEEVLQSQASSGHAGVLPLLPTEPLQHQPVSMAQLDQSYNLAQPINFSMSLLNLNGKNQSWRDTLVGDKSPISSRVLSGDSGENASLSGIPTSSVLSLSLPSSLAQSNIAQGSGTSEMVSNQPANLLIQPPSHPLSKNLVLESQKNHNAENVPPEFNSSDGSMSMMLVPPANSTLIPESNKANCSSNWEEPYGALDFTLTRTLENPVRMCSPSCSDSLASQHNLAKHPGQSGPGPHNPDHFYQQVTKDAQDQPGLGSGLPGLLPPQQQNSSLQVPKTALAEPSSPESPPAQGQPQNSTHPPASLAPADVGQQLPPQLPQSSSASLMSTGSSQVAKQSEPQWPQLMPPQALGPLPQDMAAYYHYRPLHEAYQSQYPSLYPPDPGVASLYYQDIYGLYEPRYRPYDSATSVYAEYFRCPEPERPSSRASHCSDRPPPRQGYPEGYYNSKNGWSSQSDFYANYYSSQYDYRDPGRWDRFHYSTRFKDPRPCDRRYWYDVEYDPYRKEHYAYGDRPEKYDDHWRYDPRFTGSFDDDPEPHRDPYGEEVDRHSVHSEHSARSLPSRHSSLSSHSHQSQIYRSHNATASSYEAPPPPGSLHGDYVYGAYGGNFHSAQGFPEYGYPTDSSWSAVEQVPSRPTSPEKFSVPHICARFGPGGQLIKVIPNLPSEGQPALVEVHSMETLLQHTAEQEEMRAFPGPLGKGDTHKVDVINFAQNKATKCLQDENLIDRESASLLWNFIVLLCRQNGTVVGTDIAELLLRDHRTVWLPGKSPNEANLIDFTNEAVDQVEEEEAGEAQLSFLTDSQPAAASTLERETERFRELLLYGRKKDALESAMKNGLWGHALLLASKMDSRTHARVMTRFANSLPINDPLQTVYQLMSGRMPAASMCCGDEKWGDWRPHLAMVLSNLNNNVDVECRTMATMGDTLASKGLLDAAHFCYLMAQVGFGFYTKKSTKLVLIGSNHSLPFSKFATNEAIQRTEAYEYAQSLGAQTCPLPSFQVFKFIYLCRLAEVGLATQAFHYCEVIAKSILTQPHRYSAVLISQLIQVASQLRLFDPQLKEKPEEESFVEPTWLVHLQHMEKQIKEGAVVWSQDGAFAQQCPSTPSSEGGQLDGPGLGQPVDLEPDNLLLEVPVPSTEHLSQGVQLLPSAPQMLTNAQLANPARVPVFPVPPPPGPLESSPGYGPPGSAPGFPEPSRAFQSPPADPAALYPGPGLPPGTPSLQESRLLQEARSADPGMLPQEAPVRNSLPEPSEEDLGGNFANLGPSRTVPDAETPTGWDPANLGSTQPPLSVTPAPEMKRPGQAVKKEVKEPKKSESWFSRWLPGKKRTEAYLPDDKNKSIVWDEKKNQWVNLNEPEEEKKAPPPPPTSFPAVVQAAPSGPAGVNMFSRRAAGTRARYVDVLNPRGTQRNEPALAPADFFAPLAPLPIPPNFVPNPDAEETQLADGAGREGQTPARGQAPPEQVLSSAASHPGSELPPSQPDCPRGGAPGDLPAAGGPPGGTVPFYNPAQLAQASTTSGSSRPGRIGQRKYPMLN from the exons ATGAAGAATTTCGTGTCTTCTCACATCCTAAAACGAAAAAGGACTAGGATAAAGAGCCAGCGTAATCAGGGTCACGGCCCGGGGCGGCCCCGGCGCGCCCGGCCAGGGCAG ctcgAATTAAGGAAAAGTTATATTCTTCCTTCTGTAAGCAGCATCCACTTCTGCAAAACATTGGTCATGCAGCCACCACCTCAGGCAGTCCCATCTGGTGTGGCTGCTCCACCTCCAGCCAGGAATCCTCAGAGCATATTCTGGACTAACAGCCCTTATAGAAGACGGGCCAATAACAATGCACCAGTGGCTCCGATAACTTGTCCCTTGCAGCCAGTAACAGATCCGTTTGCTTTTAGTAGACAGGCCCTTCAAAATATGCCACTGGGTAGTTCGTCCAAAATCCCACCCATCTTGCAAGGCCCAGCATCCTCGGGGTTTCCTCAGCGCTCTGGTTTGCCTGCGCCTCACACAAATGCCAGGGATAGCTCCCAAGGACCTTGTGAACCTCTGCCAAGACCTCTGTCACAGCCCAGAGCAGACGCCAGTTCATTTTCTGGTGCGTTAACCCCTTCAGCACTGCCCAGAGCTGAGACGAACAGGAGTGCAGAAATCAATCCCAGCGCAGAAACCGAAGTTCAGGCTCCACCATATTTGCAACACTACATTCCAGGAGTGGGTCCTGACATGTCTCATGGGACGCATCTGCATGGGAGCATGCCTGGGCCTGACCAACCCCTGAGTAGGCAAAACCTAAATGATGGTGCAGTAGCCCCAGCAGCGACCCCTTTCTCCCCCCAGCCTCGTCAACAGATGCCAGGTCAGTGGGGACCAGTGCAGGCAAGCCCACAGCCCTCATGTCAGAATCACTCACCTTGTCTGGAAGGACCTGTTCAAATTGCAGTGCCCCATGCCACCAGCGTTCCTCATCCTCCCTCTTCATCTAGCCCACATCAAGGCCTTGGTCCGGAGCCACACAACCCAGTAGTGTCTCTTTCAGCACCCTTGGCCAGTGATGGAAGAAGTGAAGTGGCCCACCTGCAAAGTGGAAGCTACTCAGCAAATAACTTTGATCTTGAAAATACATTCAGGCAAAACCCCAGAGTTGGAAATACTTGGACAAGCCAAGAGTTCAGGCAGAGTCCAGGAGTGAATAAAGAGCACCAGCCATTCCCCACTTTTGTGAGCCCTTTTGCTCAGGGAGATAACCCAGAAAACCACATGCACCATCCCCCAGGGGCTGCGGCTAGCCTCCTCCTCCCAGATACAGACTCGGGAGCCCTCTCCATGTTTTTCCAAGGGGCAGAGACAGAAAATGAGGAGAATCTGTCATCTGAAAACGCAGGCTCTGGTAAATCAGATTTTGAAGGTTTCTCCTCTAGTCCTGGACTGGGCCATGCACCCCTGCCTGCACACGGAGGAGGTGGCATCTGTCAGGACTTTCTCCAAGGCTCCAACATTGAGAACACACAGCAGGGTGGAGAAACACACCTTTATTTTGCTCAGTCTGCAGGCATTCAGCATGATGAACAAACCACTAAAAACACTGCCAGTGATACGTGGGGTGACACAGCAAATGCAGGGACTCAGGGTGCTGGTGCCTCACAGTATGAGAATATTGAGAACTTAGAATTCATTCAGAATCAGGAAGTTCTTCCAAGCAAGTCCCTAAATTTCAACCCTTCCTCTCCAAGTGATCAGTTCAGATACGGGGTCCTTCCTGGGCCAGCTCTCCCCAGGCACAGTGTTGTGGGCCACACTGGGGCTCCTGACACAACGCTGCATCCTGTGAGATCTGACAGTGTGTCATCTGGCTATAGCAGCAAAAGCCACAGGAGCCTTTCAGGCTCAACCAGGCCCCAAGAACTTGTTGGCACGTTTATTCAGCAAGAAGTTGGAAAACCCGAAGATGAAGTTTCAGGTAGTTTTTTTAAGCAGATCGATTCTTCTCCCATAGGAGGTGAGACAGATGAGACCTCCATGAGCCAGAACCACCATAGCAGCTTATCCCAGCCCTCAACTCCAAGTCCCCCCAAACCAACAGGAATATTTCAGACAAGTGCAAATAGTTCTTTTGAACCAGTAAAATCTCACTTAGTTGGGATAAAACCAGTCGAGGCAGATCGTGCCAATGTGGTGGGTGAAGTGAGGGGAACTCGTGCCTACCAGAAGAAGTGCAGGCCACCTGATGCTTCCCCTGGCAACCTGGAGCAGCCGCCAGACAACATGGAGACCCTCTTTGCACCCCAGGTCTGTCCTCTGCCTCTCAATACCACTGCGGAAGCTGGGCGTGTACTTCCTCACATTGGAGGGCCACCCTTGGATACTGTGCACCCAACACCTGAAAGGAAGCCCTCAGCCAGAGCTCATGGAGCCGGAAAGTGCGAGAGCCCAGCGACAACTCTGTGGGCACAAAATGAGCTGCCAGATTTTGGAGGCAATGTCCTTCTAGCCCCAGCGGCTCCTGTGCTTCAGGTACCTGCAAAACCTCAGCTGCCTGCAATTGTCCGGCCTCCAGAAGAGGTGGTCCCTGGGCAGCAGTCGCAGAAGCCAGACTCTGCCACTCCCCTGCAGAACCGAGATGGCATTGGTGCTTTGGAGAACCTTGAGAACCCTCCCACcgtgggagaagaggaggtcctGCAGTCGCAGGCAAGTTCTGGTCATGCTGGGGTGTTACCCTTGCTACCCACTGAGCCTTTGCAACATCAGCCAGTCTCCATGGCCCAGCTTGATCAGAGCTATAACTTGGCTCAGcccattaatttttctatgtccTTACTGAATCTTAATGGGAAGAATCAGTCCTGGAGAGATACTTTGGTGGGGGATAAATCTCCAATAAGCAGTAGGGTGCTCAGTGGTGATTCTGGGGAAAATGCTTCTTTGTCTGGGATTCCAACCAGCTCTGTCCTTAGCTTGTCTCTGCCTAGCAGTCTTGCCCAGAGTAATATTGCACAAGGTTCTGGTACTTCTGAAATGGTTTCTAATCAGCCTGCAAATTTGCTGATTCAGCCACCATCCCATCCACTTTCAAAGAACTTGGTTCTAGAAAGTCAAAAGAATCATAATGCAGAAAATGTTCCTCCCGAGTTTAATAGCTCTGACGGAAGCATGAGTATGATGTTAGTTCCACCTGCAAACAGTACCTTGATACCTGAGAGTAATAAGGCAAATTGCTCCAGTAATTGGGAAGAACCTTATGGAGCCTTAGACTTTACATTAACTAGGACTTTGGAAAATCCTGTAAGAATGTGTAGCCCGTCCTGTTCTGACAGCCTGGCTTCTCAGCACAATCTTGCCAAACATCCTGGACAGTCTGGGCCTGGGCCACATAACCCAGACCATTTCTACCAACAGGTAACAAAAGATGCACAGGACCAGCCTGGCCTGGGAAGCGGCCTGCCGGGGCTGTTGCCTCCTCAGCAGCAGAATTCTTCCCTGCAAGTCCCCAAGACAGCACTTGCAGAACCTTCCAGCCCAGAGAGTCCACCAGCACAAGGACAGCCCCAAAACTCAACCCACCCGCCAGCAAGCCTGGCTCCAGCTGACGTAGGCCAGCAGCTGCCACCTCAGCTGCCTCAGTCCTCCAGTGCATCACTGATGTCCACTGGCTCAAGCCAGGTAGCTAAGCAGTCAGAGCCACAGTGGCCACAGCTCATGCCTCCACAAGCACTGGGCCCACTGCCACAGGACATGGCCGCCTACTACCATTACAGACCCCTGCATGAGGCCTACCAGTCTCAGTACCCCTCGCTGTACCCACCAGATCCGGGGGTGGCCTCCCTCTATTACCAG GACATCTATGGCCTCTACGAGCCTCGGTACAGGCCCTACGACAGTGCCACATCTGTGTACGCAGAGTACTTCCGTTGCCCCGAGCCTGAGAGGCCCAGCTCCCGAGCAAGTCACTGCTCAGATCGGCCACCTCCCAG GCAAGGGTATCCTGAAGGATACTATAATTCCAAAAATGGATGGAGCAGTCAGAGTGATTTCTATGCAAATTACTACTCCAGCCAGTACGATTACAGAG ATCCAGGTCGCTGGGATCGTTTCCACTACAGCACTAGGTTCAAGGACCCCCGCCCCTGTGACCGGAGGTACTGGTATGACGTGGAATATGACCCATATAGGAAAGAACACTATGCCTACGGAGACAG GCCCGAGAAATATGACGACCACTGGAGGTATGACCCACGCTTCACCGGGAGTTTTGATGATGACCCAGAACCCCACAGAGATCCTTATGGGGAGGAGGTAGACAGGCACAGCGTCCACAGCGAGCACTCTGCCCGGAGCCTGCCCAGCCGCCACAGCAGCCTCAGCTCCCACTCGCACCAG AGTCAGATTTACAGAAGTCACAATGCAACTGCCAGTTCCTACGAGGCCCCCCCTCCTCCAGGCTCCTTGCATGGGGATTATGTCTACGGTGCCTACGGCGGCAATTTCCACAGTGCCCAGGGCTTCCCAGAGTATGGTTACCCCACAGACAGCAGCTGGTCTGCTGTGGAGCAAG TTCCATCAAGACCAACTTCTCCTGAGAAGTTTTCAGTGCCTCATATCTGTGCCAGGTTTGGTCCTGGCGGCCAGCTCATTAAAGTGATTCCGAACCTCCCTTCGGAAGGACAGCCTGCGCTGGTGGAGGTTCACAGCATGGAG ACTTTGCTGCAGCACACGGCCGAGCAGGAGGAGATGCGGGCATTCCCGGGGCCTCTCGGCAA AGGTGACACCCATAAAGTGGATGTCATTAACTTTGCACAGAACAAGGCTACAAAATGTTTGCAGGATGAAAATTTAATTGACAGAGAGTCTGCAAGTCTTCTGTGGAATTTCATCGTTCTCTTGTGCAGACAGAATGGG ACCGTGGTGGGAACCGACATTGCGGAGCTTTTGTTACGAGACCACAGAACAGTGTGGCTTCCTGGGAAGTCCCCCAATGAAGCGAACCTGATTGATTTCACTAATGAGGCTGTGGACCAAGTGGAAGAGGAAGAAGCTGGTGAGGCGCAGCTCTCCTTCCTCACGGATAGCCAGCCTGCCGCAGCCAGCACGCTGGAGAGGGAGACGGAGCGATTCAGAGAGCTGCTGCTCTATGGCCGTAAGAAG GATGCCTTAGAGTCTGCGATGAAGAATGGCTTATGGGGTCATGCTCTATTACTTGCAAGTAAGATGGACAGCCGGACACATGCCCGAGTAATGACCAG GTTTGCCAACAGTCTTCCGATCAATGACCCTCTACAGACCGTCTATCAGCTCATGTCTGGGCGGATGCCCGCTGCGTCCATG TGTTGTGGAGACGAGAAGTGGGGAGATTGGAGGCCACACCTTGCTATGGTCTTGTCCAACTTGAACAACAATGTAGACGTAGAGTGCAGGACCATGGCCACGATGGGCGATACTCTGG CTTCGAAAGGTCTCCTCGACGCTGCTCACTTTTGCTACCTTatggcccaggttggatttgggTTTTATACAAAGAAATCTACAAAACTTGTCTTAATTGGATCGAATCACAG TTTGCCGTTTTCAAAGTTTGCCACCAATGAAGCAATTCAGAGGACGGAAGCCTATGAGTATGCACAGTCTCTGGGGGCCCAGACGTGCCCCCTGCCCAGTTTCCAG GTGTTTAAATTCATCTATTTGTGCCGCCTGGCTGAGGTGGGTCTGGCCACACAAGCCTTTCATTACTGTGAAGTGATTGCTAAGAGCATCCTGACGCAGCCCCACCGGTACTCTGCAGTGCTGATCAGCCAGCTGATTCAG GTAGCATCCCAGTTACGACTGTTCGATCCTCAGCTAAAAGAGAAGCCAGAAGAGGAATCCTTTGTTGAGCCTACATGGCTGGTTCACCTGCAGCACATGGAGAAGCAGATCAAG GAGGGGGCTGTGGTCTGGAGTCAAGATGGAGCCTTCGCCCAGCAGTGTCCCAGCACACCCAGCTCCGAGGGGGGACAGCTGGATGGTCCAGGACTTGGTCAGCCGGTGGATCTGGAGCCTGATAACCTGCTGCTGGAGGTGCCTGTGCCGAGCACCGAGCACCTGAGCCAGGGTGTGCAGCTACTGCCTTCCG CTCCACAGATGCTCACCAATGCTCAGCTGGCCAACCCTGCCAGGGTACCAGTGTTCCCAGTGCCACCGCCCCCAGGCCCTCTTGAGTCCAGTCCTGGCTATGGACCCCCAGGGTCTGcacctggcttcccagagccctCCAGAGCCTTCCAGAGCCCTCCAGCTGATCCTGCAGCTCTGTACCCAGGGCCTGGCCTGCCACCTGGCACCCCCTCTCTCCAGGAAAGCAGACTCCTCCAGGAGGCCAGGAGTGCTGACCCAG GGATGCTGCCACAGGAGGCTCCTGTCCGAAACTCACTTCCGGAGCCCAGTGAAGAGGACTTGGGTGGAAATTTTGCTAATCTG GGTCCCTCGAGAACAGTGCCAGATGCAGAGACCCCCACGGGATGGGATCCTGCTAACTTGGGTTCCACTCAGCCGCCTCTTTCTGTGACACCTGCTCCTGAAATGAAGCGGCCTGGACAGGCTGTtaaaaaagaagtcaaagaaCCTAAGAAG AGTGAATCCTGGTTCTCTCGTTGGCTACCTGGGAAAAAAAGGACAGAAGCTTATTTGCCAGATGACAAGAACAAATCG ATTGTTTGggatgaaaagaaaaaccaatggGTGAATTTAAATGAACCAGAAGAGGAG AAGAAggctccacccccacctccaaccTCGTTTCCTGCGGTGGTGCAAGCTGCCCCCTCGGGCCCTGCAGGGGTGAACATGTTCTCTAGGAGAGCAG CCGGAACGAGAGCCCGCTACGTTGATGTTTTGAACCCACGTGGGACCCAGAGGAATGAACCAGCTCTTGCCCCTGCAGATTTCTTTGCTCCACTGGCCCCGCTACCTATTCCTCCTAACTTTGTACCAAACCCAG ATGCGGAAGAAACACAGCTTGCAGACGGGGCTGGCAGGGAAGGACAGACACCAGCTCGGGGCCAGGCCCCCCCAGAG CAGGTGTTGAGTTCTGCAGCGTCGCACCCAGGCTCTGAGCTTCCACCCTCCCAGCCAGACTGTCCTCGGGGCGGG GCTCCCGGTGACCTGCCTGCTGCAGGGGGCCCTCCTGGGGGCACCGTGCCCTTCTACAACCCTGCTCAGTTGGCACAG gCCTCCACTACCTCTGGGAGCTCACGACCAGGAAGGATTGGCCAGAGGAAATACCCAATGCTGAACTAG